A part of Sulfurifustis variabilis genomic DNA contains:
- a CDS encoding glutaredoxin domain-containing protein yields the protein MNPLAKTRARLLGVALVLALVLLGFDRYAAYAHRPGPDSTQIVLYTTAWCGYCERLREGLRASNVPYREYDVEKTLQGSLGMWALRGRGVPVSAIGPEVVHGYQVAKIERALRALGHDFTPFASIESRGSASTGAPPDAGSVRAKAR from the coding sequence ATGAACCCGCTCGCCAAAACACGCGCGCGCCTGCTCGGAGTCGCGCTCGTTCTGGCTCTGGTCCTGCTCGGCTTCGACCGCTACGCCGCCTACGCCCATCGCCCCGGACCCGATTCCACGCAGATCGTCCTCTACACGACCGCATGGTGCGGCTACTGCGAGCGGCTTCGGGAGGGTCTGCGCGCGAGCAACGTCCCGTACAGGGAATACGACGTCGAGAAGACGCTGCAGGGGTCGCTCGGCATGTGGGCGCTGCGCGGCCGCGGCGTGCCCGTGTCGGCGATCGGGCCGGAGGTCGTCCACGGGTACCAGGTCGCGAAGATCGAACGGGCGCTGCGCGCCCTCGGGCACGACTTCACGCCTTTCGCGTCCATCGAGTCGCGCGGGTCCGCGTCGACCGGTGCGCCTCCGGACGCCGGCTCCGTCCGCGCGAAAGCGCGGTAG
- a CDS encoding DUF302 domain-containing protein, with product MNIVATVDHAAAASKAGMKLRPTRVVIFGNPKAGTPLMQCAQTIGIDLPQKALIYEDDKGQTWIAYNDVAYLAKRHDIGQCGESVETNAKALKGLIGQAAGGSS from the coding sequence GTGAACATCGTGGCGACCGTCGATCACGCCGCCGCGGCCTCGAAGGCCGGGATGAAGCTTCGGCCGACGCGCGTGGTGATCTTCGGCAATCCCAAGGCCGGCACCCCGCTGATGCAGTGCGCCCAGACGATCGGCATCGACCTGCCGCAGAAGGCGTTGATCTACGAGGACGACAAGGGTCAGACGTGGATCGCCTACAACGACGTCGCGTATCTCGCGAAACGCCACGACATCGGCCAGTGCGGGGAGTCGGTCGAGACGAACGCGAAGGCGCTGAAGGGCCTCATCGGCCAGGCGGCGGGCGGCTCATCATAG
- a CDS encoding alpha/beta family hydrolase, with protein sequence MRTREPEQVTIAVDTDRRVSGLLRVPADARACCVVAHGAGAGMMHPFMASLAEGLAERRVATLRYQFPYMERGAKRPDAPAVAQATVRAATAAASRLVPDLPLVAGGKSFGGRMTSQAQAASPLAGVRGIAFLGFPLHAAGRPSDERGRHLLDVHIPMLFLQGSRDRLADLQRLRPLVGRLGARATLRVFDDADHSFHVPARSGSSDADVRARMLDALADWIALVSGP encoded by the coding sequence ATGAGAACCCGTGAACCCGAGCAGGTGACGATCGCCGTCGACACGGATCGGCGCGTGTCCGGCCTGCTGCGGGTTCCGGCGGACGCGCGCGCCTGCTGCGTCGTCGCGCACGGGGCCGGCGCGGGCATGATGCATCCGTTCATGGCTTCGCTGGCCGAGGGACTCGCGGAACGCCGCGTCGCCACGCTGCGCTATCAGTTTCCCTACATGGAGCGCGGCGCGAAGCGTCCCGACGCGCCGGCGGTCGCGCAGGCCACGGTGCGTGCCGCCACCGCAGCCGCGTCGCGCCTGGTGCCGGACCTCCCTCTCGTGGCGGGCGGGAAGTCCTTCGGCGGTCGCATGACCTCGCAGGCGCAGGCTGCGTCGCCTCTGGCCGGCGTCCGCGGCATCGCCTTCCTCGGGTTCCCGCTTCACGCCGCCGGCCGGCCGTCGGACGAGCGCGGCCGGCACCTCCTGGACGTGCATATCCCGATGCTCTTTCTGCAGGGAAGCCGCGACCGGCTCGCGGACCTGCAACGCCTGCGCCCCCTCGTCGGCCGGCTGGGCGCACGGGCGACCTTGAGGGTCTTCGACGACGCGGACCACTCGTTTCACGTGCCGGCGCGGTCCGGAAGCAGCGACGCGGACGTGAGAGCGCGGATGCTGGATGCGCTGGCGGACTGGATCGCGCTCGTGTCCGGCCCGTAA
- a CDS encoding GFA family protein codes for MNDTVLRGSCLCGAVRYEIGGQPSKFYHCHCKRCRKATGTGHASNLLVQTGSIDWLQGEQHVRYYKVPEAQRFANCFCGVCGARLPRYVKETGFIVIPAGSLDSEPSIRPQARIFWGSRASWSCGGEELPVHQEYES; via the coding sequence ATGAACGACACGGTACTCCGCGGCAGCTGCCTCTGCGGCGCGGTGCGCTACGAGATCGGCGGCCAGCCTTCGAAGTTCTACCATTGCCACTGCAAACGCTGCCGCAAGGCGACCGGCACCGGTCATGCATCCAACCTGCTCGTCCAGACCGGCTCCATCGACTGGCTCCAGGGCGAACAGCACGTCCGGTACTACAAGGTTCCCGAGGCGCAGCGCTTCGCCAACTGCTTCTGCGGCGTCTGCGGCGCGCGGCTGCCCCGCTACGTGAAGGAGACGGGCTTCATCGTCATTCCGGCCGGCTCGCTCGACAGCGAGCCCTCGATCCGACCGCAAGCTCGCATCTTCTGGGGCTCGCGCGCGAGCTGGTCCTGCGGCGGCGAGGAGCTGCCGGTCCACCAGGAATACGAAAGCTGA